The Proteiniborus sp. DW1 genome segment ATAAATATTGGGACTGTAGCCAGTCCCAAATTTATTAATAGTCTGTTTTTTCTTTAACCTTTGCTGATTTACCTTGTCTTTCTCTTAAATAGTGAAGTTTAGCTCTTCTCACCTTACCTCTTCTAACTACAACAAGCTTCTCTATCTTTGGTGAGTGTAAAGGGAATGTTCTTTCAACTCCTACTCCATAAGAAATTCTTCTTACAGTAAAAGTTTCTCCTAATCCTCCACCTTGTCTTTTAAGTACAGTTCCTTCAAAGACTTGGATTCTCTCTCTGTTACCTTCCTTAATTCTATAGTGTACTTGTACAGTATCTCCTACATTAAAGTCAATAACTTCATTATTGATTTGTTCTTGCTCAAGCATTTTAATGATGTCCATAGTATTACCTCCCTTCCTCCTAGACGTTCTTGCTACTTGCAGAGGACCGCCCGTTTTCCACAAGTGTCATTATAGCACATATATATTCAAATTACAACTTATTTTTATTTTCTAGATTATTGTTATCTACAGAAGCATTCATAGTGCTTTTAATTATATCTTTTAGCATTTCCTGCTGCTCTTTATCAAGGTTCTTAGCCTCAATCATATCTGGCCTTCTCTCATAAGTTATCTTTAAGGATTCATATTTTCTCCACTTATTAATTTTTTCATGATTTCCAGATAACAAAACCTCAGGAACTTCCATGCCATTAAATATTCTTGGTCTTGTATATTGAGGATATTCTAATAGACCATTAAAGTGAGAATCATCTACAAAGGATTGTTGATTATTTAAAACCCCGGGTAGTAGTCTAACTATAGAATCCACTACTGCCATTGCTGCTATTTCTCCGCCAGTTAAAACATAATCTCCAATAGATATTTCATCATCTATATAAGCCTCAACTACTCTATTATCAATACCTTCATAATGTCCACATAAAAGAATAATATGCTCTTCCAATGATAGATTATTAGCAATATGCTGATTATAGGTTCTTCCTTTAGGCGTGAGATAAATTATCTTGCTTTTTTCACTTTTAACGGAGCTAATTGCATTATATATGGGTTCTGGGCTCATAACCATTCCAGCTCCTCCTCCAAAGGGATAATCATCAACTCTTCTATGCTTATCCTTGGAAAAATCTCTAATATTTATGCAATTAATTGTAACAATATTTTTATTTACAGCTCTTCCAATGATACTTGCATCTATAAAATTAGTAAACATTTCAGGAAATAGCGTAAGTATATCTATTTTCATTCAATCAGCCCTTCAATAGGTTCTATTATCATTTTTTTGTCCTCTATATTAATATATTTAACAACATCCTTAACAGCTGGTATCAAATATTCTTTTTCAGTGTTATTATTTATATCCATCCCTTTAATGACATAAACGTCATTGCTTCCAGGTTGTAAAACTTCTACTATCTCTCCTAACTCTTTTCCATCTGTACAAAAAACCCTAATCCCAATTATTTGATATATGAAATATGAGTCTTCAGGTAGTTTTATTGCATCTTTCTCATGAATTACTATGTATTTATCCTTATACTTCAATACATCATTAATATTATCATATCCCCTAAACTTTAACATTACAAAACCTTTACTATACCAAACTCTCTCTATATACATGCAACTTTTATCATCTTCTATATATACTGACTTCAATTTTTCAAATCGCTTAATGTCGTCTGTCAATGGCAATACTTTGACGTCTCCCTTAATTCCATGTGTATTAACTATTTTACCAACTCGAATATATTCCATAAGTACACCTACCATTTTAATAAATACATTGTATAATATGGTTTATCTGTCAAATAAATATGCTATAATAACTCAACAAATTATCGCAATCCTTATAATAACTAAAGCAGTTGATTTCGTTCTAATCCTCTTACATAGCTAAATAAAAAGGGGTTAGCTAAACTAATCCCCTATTGTATAATTTCTACTACTACTCTTTTATTTTCCTTTATTGCTGCAGCTTTTACTAAGGTTCTTATTGCTTTAGCTATTCTGCCTTGTTTTCCTATAACCTTTCCCATGTCTTCTGGGGCTACCTTTAACTCAATGATAATTGATTGAGTACCTTCTATTTCATTAACTACAACTTCGTCTGGATTATCAACAAGTGATTTCGCAAGTATTTCAACTAATTCTCTCATTTATCTCACCCCCCGAAAGCAATTATTCAGCTTTCTTTGTAGCTTCATATTTTTCAATAATTCCATTGTTCTTGAATAAGAAGTTAACAGTGTCAGTTGGTTTAGCACCACTATTTAACCATTTTATTGCTTTTTCATCATCAATAACAACTTCTTTAGGCTCTGCTATTGGATTATAGTACCCAATCTCCTCGATAAATCTACCATCTCTTGGTGAACGAGAATCTGCTACTACAATTCTATAGAAAGGTTTTTTCTTTGAACCCATTCTTGTTAATCTGATCTTTACTGCCATTTTTTCACCTCCTTTAAAAATTCTAATTATTTAAAAGGGTAAGCCAAACCTTCCTCTTTTCTTCATGGTTTTTTCCATTCCTGAAAATTTCTTAAGCATTTTCTTGGTCTCATTAAACTGCTTAAGTAGTTTGTTTACCTCTTGAATACTAGTTCCACTTCCTTTTGCAATTCTTTTCCTTCTGCTACCATCAATAATTGATGGATTTTGTCTTTCATCTTTAGTCATGGATTGAATAATCGCTTCTATATGAACTAATTCTTTTTCATCTACGTTAAGGTTCTTTAACTGCTTTGAATTTACACCTGGTATCATTTCTAGTATTTGACTCATAGGTCCCATGTTTTTCATTTGCTGCAATTGATCAAGAAAATCCTCAAAAGTAAATTGCTGACTACGCAATTTTTTTTCAAGCTCTAAAGCTTTCTTTTCATCAAAGCTGGCTTGAGCCTTCTCTATTAAGGTTAACATGTCACCCATACCCAATATTCTAGAAGCCATTCTATCAGGATAAAAGGTTTCTAACTGATCTAGTTTTTCTCCCATACCAACAAATTTGATAGGCTTGTTAGTTACTGTCCTAATAGAAAGTGCTGCTCCACCTCTTGCATCACCATCAAGCTTTGTAAGTACCACTCCAGTGATTCCTAGCTTATCATTAAAAGATTCAGCGACTGTAACAGCATCTTGGCCAGTCATTGCATCAACAACTAATAAGATTTCACTAGGCTTGACCTGACTCTTAATATTTTCTAGCTCTTCCATTAAATCTTCATCAATATGAAGTCTACCAGCAGTATCTATAATAATAAGGTCATTTCCATTTTTCTTTCCATGCTCTATTGCAGCCTTAGCTATGTTAACTGGGTTTTGCTTATCACCCATAGTAAAAACAGGTACACCAACTTTTTCACCAACGACTTCAAGCTGTTTTATAGCAGCAGGTCTGTATACGTCACAAGCCACCAATAATGGTCTTTTACCTTTTTTCTTTAATAATGCACCTAATTTCCCAGAAGTAGTAGTTTTACCTGCTCCTTGAAGTCCACACATCATTATTACCGTTGGTGGTGTATTTGAAAATTCTATTTTGCTTTCCTTTTCACCCATTAATTTCGTCAATTCTTCGTTTACTATTTTAATAACTTGTTGTCCAGGTGTTAAACTTTCCATAACCTCATGACCTATGGCTCTTTCTTTAACTGTGTTTACAAAGTTTTTAACGACTTTAAAGTTAACATCAGCCTCCAAAAGAGCAAGCTTTACCTCTCGCAT includes the following:
- the rplS gene encoding 50S ribosomal protein L19, with amino-acid sequence MDIIKMLEQEQINNEVIDFNVGDTVQVHYRIKEGNRERIQVFEGTVLKRQGGGLGETFTVRRISYGVGVERTFPLHSPKIEKLVVVRRGKVRRAKLHYLRERQGKSAKVKEKTDY
- the ffh gene encoding signal recognition particle protein, encoding MVFEGLAEKLQNALGKLKGKGKLSEKDVDNAMREVKLALLEADVNFKVVKNFVNTVKERAIGHEVMESLTPGQQVIKIVNEELTKLMGEKESKIEFSNTPPTVIMMCGLQGAGKTTTSGKLGALLKKKGKRPLLVACDVYRPAAIKQLEVVGEKVGVPVFTMGDKQNPVNIAKAAIEHGKKNGNDLIIIDTAGRLHIDEDLMEELENIKSQVKPSEILLVVDAMTGQDAVTVAESFNDKLGITGVVLTKLDGDARGGAALSIRTVTNKPIKFVGMGEKLDQLETFYPDRMASRILGMGDMLTLIEKAQASFDEKKALELEKKLRSQQFTFEDFLDQLQQMKNMGPMSQILEMIPGVNSKQLKNLNVDEKELVHIEAIIQSMTKDERQNPSIIDGSRRKRIAKGSGTSIQEVNKLLKQFNETKKMLKKFSGMEKTMKKRGRFGLPF
- the rimM gene encoding ribosome maturation factor RimM (Essential for efficient processing of 16S rRNA); the protein is MEYIRVGKIVNTHGIKGDVKVLPLTDDIKRFEKLKSVYIEDDKSCMYIERVWYSKGFVMLKFRGYDNINDVLKYKDKYIVIHEKDAIKLPEDSYFIYQIIGIRVFCTDGKELGEIVEVLQPGSNDVYVIKGMDINNNTEKEYLIPAVKDVVKYINIEDKKMIIEPIEGLIE
- the rpsP gene encoding 30S ribosomal protein S16, encoding MAVKIRLTRMGSKKKPFYRIVVADSRSPRDGRFIEEIGYYNPIAEPKEVVIDDEKAIKWLNSGAKPTDTVNFLFKNNGIIEKYEATKKAE
- a CDS encoding KH domain-containing protein, giving the protein MRELVEILAKSLVDNPDEVVVNEIEGTQSIIIELKVAPEDMGKVIGKQGRIAKAIRTLVKAAAIKENKRVVVEIIQ
- the trmD gene encoding tRNA (guanosine(37)-N1)-methyltransferase TrmD, with the protein product MKIDILTLFPEMFTNFIDASIIGRAVNKNIVTINCINIRDFSKDKHRRVDDYPFGGGAGMVMSPEPIYNAISSVKSEKSKIIYLTPKGRTYNQHIANNLSLEEHIILLCGHYEGIDNRVVEAYIDDEISIGDYVLTGGEIAAMAVVDSIVRLLPGVLNNQQSFVDDSHFNGLLEYPQYTRPRIFNGMEVPEVLLSGNHEKINKWRKYESLKITYERRPDMIEAKNLDKEQQEMLKDIIKSTMNASVDNNNLENKNKL